A stretch of Arachis hypogaea cultivar Tifrunner chromosome 15, arahy.Tifrunner.gnm2.J5K5, whole genome shotgun sequence DNA encodes these proteins:
- the LOC140179026 gene encoding alkane hydroxylase MAH1-like has translation MAIFLYVAIIVSSFCYIYYFFHRRLCKTPLLIDWPILGMLPKVLWNLYRIHDFATDILKQHGRTGEFMGPWFTNMNYLVTSDPMNVHHIMSKSFDNYVKGSEFREIFQVFGLGIFTADSETWRYHRSLLLSLFKNRRFEMFLEKTIKKKVECSLIPTLEDVRQHEIEVDLQDIFNRFTFDNICNIVLGYDPNCLSIEFPQVACEKAFNEAEESLFYRHAVPKSVWKLLEWLQLGQERKMSEACKVFDQFIYSCIASKREEISKYNKSSQIDEAQVDLLSALMMMREQEEQEKGQSQTLLVNDDKFLRDSAFNLFVAGRDTITSALTWFFWLVATNPLVETKILDEIKENFGSNNDEMKHKVLGIEEVKKLVYLHGALCESLRLFPPIPFERKQPIKSDILPSGHHVNPNTTILLSLYAMGRYEEIWGKDCLEFKPERWISEKGGIIHVPSYKFISFNAGPRTCLGKDLSFMQIKMVAASILCNYHIHVVEGHQAIPSHSIVLLMKDGLKVRITKREGF, from the coding sequence ATGGCCATCTTTCTCTATGTAGCAATAATTGTATCATCATTTTGCTACATATATTATTTCTTCCATAGGAGATTATGTAAGACTCCTCTCCTAATTGATTGGCCTATCCTTGGCATGTTACCAAAAGTGTTGTGGAACTTGTATCGGATACATGATTTCGCAACCGATATTTTGAAACAACATGGGAGAACCGGTGAATTCATGGGACCTTGGTTCACCAACATGAACTATTTGGTCACTAGTGACCCCATGAATGTTCATCATATAATGAGCAAGAGTTTTGACAACTATGTCAAGGGCTCCGAATTCCGCGAGATTTTCCAAGTCTTTGGACTTGGAATTTTCACGGCGGATTCGGAGACCTGGAGGTACCATAGATCCTTGCTTCTCTCGTTGTTTAAGAATAGAAGATTCGAGATGTTTCTAGAGAAGACAATCAAGAAGAAGGTGGAATGTAGCTTAATTCCCACATTGGAAGATGTGAGACAACATGAGATTGAGGTGGATCTACAAGACATCTTCAATCGCTTCACATTCGACAACATTTGCAACATTGTTTTAGGGTATGATCCTAATTGTCTTTCTATTGAGTTCCCTCAAGTTGCATGTGAGAAGGCTTTTAATGAAGCTGAAGAGTCCTTATTCTATAGGCATGCTGTTCCAAAGAGTGTTTGGAAGCTTCTAGAATGGCTTCAATTAGGTCAAGAGAGAAAGATGAGTGAAGCTTGCAAGGTGTTTGACCAATTCATATACTCTTGCATAGCAtcaaagagagaagagataagCAAGTACAACAAAAGTAGTCAAATAGATGAAGCTCAAGTTGACTTGCTTAGtgctttgatgatgatgagagaacaagaagaacaagaaaagggTCAAAGTCAAACATTATTAGTCAATGATGACAAGTTTTTAAGAGACTCAGCTTTTAATCTTTTTGTGGCTGGAAGAGATACCATAACTTCAGCTCTTACTTGGTTCTTTTGGCTTGTTGCTACAAACCCATTAGTTGAAACCAAAATTCTTGatgaaatcaaagaaaattttggatcaaataaTGATGAAATGAAGCACAAAGTTTTAGGCATAGAAGAGGTGAAAAAGCTAGTTTATCTTCATGGTGCTCTTTGTGAATCTTTGAGGCTATTTCCTCCTATTCCTTTTGAGAGGAAACAACCAATCAAAAGTGACATACTCCCAAGTGGACATCATGTGAATCCAAATACAACGATCTTACTTTCTTTGTATGCAATGGGAAGATATGAAGAGATATGGGGAAAAGATTGCTTGGAGTTCAAGCCAGAGAGATGGATATCTGAAAAAGGAGGAATAATTCATGTGCCTTCTTACAAGTTTATTAGTTTTAATGCGGGGCCAAGAACTTGCTTGGGAAAAGACTTGTCTTTTATGCAAATTAAGATGGTGGCAGCATCCATTTTGTGCAATTATCATATACATGTGGTGGAAGGTCATCAAGCTATCCCAAGtcattcaattgtgcttctaatGAAGGATGGTTTGAAGGTTAGGATAACCAAAAGAGAAggcttttaa